One genomic window of Daphnia pulex isolate KAP4 chromosome 12, ASM2113471v1 includes the following:
- the LOC124209928 gene encoding uncharacterized protein LOC124209928 isoform X6: protein MRQAFHPGPIRRSVGLPGCYRPLDVYGPRFDGSANHEICNARTGYCAPTSLSNEMRSSNLFYRLHVSGLHFDTTEEGLRHIFSNYGNPMSVSMIRSRNQQLTAFVEFESQYEADNAIMGLHLKPPLNWEVNYTRSNDEVPNHCRRFPSPTMTSGRQPLMYSDMGLHSSNSRQSPRFIEMRGTDSSMVIRPIRNNSMTPEFPTCSVCSIEALLVCTICKTRYCSPRCQRSDWPSHQSICKPIPDLVTELPDAFYMNGIGSTTLRSYPNMQNGRTSVAIQQSHDTSSEEFVSQHQNNDTIEDSCPYTYLIKGTRSQNQKEGSNQLLSVTVHRNLENGSSTKMCLPEVRSVQSVSNTINPTPQGSSLRSPEWKTNSSQCKLEISGATSSVSNGAPFQNNPSNERQREAHWGLPAVSKPRNLPLTIYCPETPDSPPSHMASQIQSTDAIKLYAAKFSSKQLEKPLDKRNKVVVCSAKSPDELWVQYVCYREELEKVMRNVAVSSPDSDPVINPVEGRPCVAVFPEDSSWYRAQILKVLPGKIKIRYVDFGNTISMPNTPESLRKMEHHISEPPFYATKVKLADVLPLNGTSWEPDVRLKFKELVENQPFLMEVVQMDAGVMCVRLKDQNGLNLSTRLLQEDLVRKATVEISDELDRIPSVVEIPPKSTAQQLSVQKPPICSQIPNENVATEINNIFQITSRLNGFRFKKLICASAPSCEVKSEIVSSVVPSVKSKDEVVPEKSSDILQQPSSNVFPTNKSENSSPNAVSGPNKVEGTSNANTASEIFYSDGPFLDLPESGSFRALIIKVEDPKRIYLRVTSEEISTKLAQLEDAMVAYANDLGGSHCPKKNEVCIVRFPNGQWYRAYCAGLDSDGNRYIFQQVDYGEKHTVVASDIRCISKSLVNFLPFLAHLVILKGTESMDEIEPKLVNRLKKLLHENTVHDVVVVSCDERSYIVQIPLINQTLSFEGLI, encoded by the exons ATGAGGCAAGCATTCCATCCAGGGCCAATAAGAAGATCTGTAGGCCTGCCTGGATGTTACAGGCCATTGGATGTCTATGGCCCTAGATTTGATGGATCAGCTAATCATGAAATATGCAATGCTAGAACGGGATACTGTGCACCCACAAGTCTTTCCAATGAAATGAG ATCGTCTAATCTGTTTTACAGACTTCATGTTAGTGGTCTCCATTTTGATACAACAGAG GAGGGTTTAAGACATATCTTTAGCAACTATGGAAATCCCATGTCTGTGTCAATGATCAGGAGTAGGAATCAACAACTCACTGCCTTTGTGGAATTTGAATCCCAATA TGAGGCGGATAATGCTATTATGGGACTGCATTTAAAACCTCCTCTGAATTGGGAGGTGAATTACACTCGCTCAAATGATGAAGTTCCGAATCACTGTCGGCGTTTCCCATCTCCTACAATGACATCGGGAAGACAGCCCCTTATGTATTCGGACATGGGGTTGCACTCCTCAAACTCCAGGCAATCTCCTCGTTTTATCGAAATGAGAGGAACCGATTCTTCTATGG TTATCCGCCCTATTAGGAATAACTCAATGACTCCAGAATTCCCGACCTGTTCTGTATGCAGTATAGAAGCGTTGCTCGTGTGCACGATTTGCAAGACCCGATACTGCTCACCAAGATGCCAGAGAAGTGATTGGCCTTCTCATCAATCAATTTGCAAACCAATACC GGACCTAGTTACGGAACTGCCAGATGCGTTTTATATGAATGGGATTGGCTCTACAACTCTCCGAAGTTATCCGAACATGCAAAACGGAAGAACGTCAGTTGCCATTCAGCAGTCTCATGACACTTCCTCCGAAGAATTCGTAAGTCAGCATCAAAATAACGATACAATTGAAGATTCCTGCCCCTATACGTACTTAATTAAGGGTACACGCTCtcaaaaccaaaaggaagGATCAAATCAATTGTTGTCCGTGACGGTACATCGCAATCTTGAAAATGGGTCTTCAACGAAAATGTGCCTGCCAGAAGTGAGAAGCGTCCAGTCGGTTTCAAATACCATTAATCCCACTCCACAAGGAAGCTCTTTGCGTAGCCCCGAATGGAAAACTAACTCTTCACAATGCAAGTTGGAAATCAGTGGTGCCACATCGTCTGTTAGTAATGGAGCACCTTTTCAAAACAACCCATCAAACGAGCGTCAGCGTGAAGCTCACTGGGGATTGCCAGCCGTATCCAAGCCTCGCAATTTGCCTTTGACAATTTATTGTCCGGAGACACCCGATTCACCACCTTCTCACATGGCATCACAAATCCAATCTACTGATGCAATCAAGCTCTACGCTGCGAAATTTTCTTCCAAGCAGTTGGAAAAACCACTAGACAAGCGTAACAAAGTGGTTGTTTGCTCAGCCAAATCACCGGACGAGCTTTGGGTCCAGTACGTTTGTTACAGAGAAGAGTTGGAAAAGGTGATGAGGAACGTTGCGGTGTCTTCTCCTGATTCTGACCCCGTAATTAATCCAGTGGAAGGACGGCCATGTGTCGCTGTTTTCCCTGAAGACAGCAGTTGGTACCGAGCTCAAATATTGAAAGTACTGCCAGGCAAGATTAAGATCCGCTACGTCGATTTTGGAAATACCATATCAATGCCCAACACTCCTGAATCCCTTAGGAAGATGGAACATCACATTAGCGAACCTCCATTTTATGCCACTAAGGTCAAATTGGCTGATGTTCTTCCATTGAACGGTACCAGTTGGGAACCAGACGTTAGACTCAAGTTCAAAGAattggtggaaaaccaacccTTCTTGATGGAAGTGGTCCAGATGGATGCCGGTGTCATGTGTGTTCGACTTAAGGATCAAAATGGATTGAATTTGAGCACACGTTTGCTGCAGGAAGATCTCGTAAGAAAAGCGACAGTGGAAATTTCAGATGAATTGGATCGAATTCCTTCGGTGGTCGAAATTCCTCCCAAATCAACTGCTCAACAACTCAGTGTTCAAAAGCCTCCGATTTGTTCTCAAATTCCAAACGAGAACGTTGCCACcgaaattaataatatttttcaaattacttCAAGATTGAATGGCTTTCGTTTCAAGAAATTGATTTGTGCAAGTGCCCCATCTTGTGAAGTGAAAAGCGAGATAGTGTCTTCTGTGGTGCCATCCGTCAAATCCAAAGATGAGGTAGTTCCGGAAAAATCAAGCGATATTCTGCAGCAACCCAGCAGTAATGTTTTCCCAACgaataaaagtgaaaattcTTCTCCTAATGCTGTCTCTGGACCCAACAAGGTCGAAGGAACTTCAAATGCCAACACAGCTAGTGAAATTTTCTACAGTGATGGCCCATTCTTGGATTTACCTGAAAGCGGAAGTTTTCGAGCCCTGATCATTAAAGTCGAAGATCCTAAGCGTATATATCTGCGTGTCACTAGCGAAGAGATATCAACAAAACTGGCCCAATTAGAG GATGCTATGGTAGCTTACGCAAATGATTTGGGAGGTAGTCATTGTcccaagaaaaatgaagtctGCATCGTTCGGTTCCCTAATGGCCAGTGGTACAGAGCCTATTGCGCTGGTTTGGATTCCGATGGCAATCGCTACatattccaacaagttgattACGGCGAGAAGCACACCGTTGTCGCTAGCGATATCCGCTGCATTTCGAAATCTCTAGTTAACTTTCTGCCGTTTTTGGCCCATCTTGTCATTCTTAAAGGAACGGAATCAATGGATGAAATTGAACCTAAGCTCGTTAATCGACTCAAGAAGCTTCTGCATGAAAACACTGTTCATGATGTTGTCGTCGTTAGTTGTGACGAAAGGTCTTACATAGTCCAGATCCCTTTGATCAATCAAACACTGTCTTTTGAaggtttaatttaa
- the LOC124209928 gene encoding uncharacterized protein LOC124209928 isoform X4 — translation MRQAFHPGPIRRSVGLPGCYRPLDVYGPRFDGSANHEICNARTGYCAPTSLSNEMRSSNLFYRLHVSGLHFDTTEEGLRHIFSNYGNPMSVSMIRSRNQQLTAFVEFESQYEADNAIMGLHLKPPLNWEVNYTRSNDEVPNHCRRFPSPTMTSGRQPLMYSDMGLHSSNSRQSPRFIEMRGTDSSMAVIRPIRNNSMTPEFPTCSVCSIEALLVCTICKTRYCSPRCQRSDWPSHQSICKPIPDLVTELPDAFYMNGIGSTTLRSYPNMQNGRTSVAIQQSHDTSSEEFEGSNQLLSVTVHRNLENGSSTKMCLPEVRSVQSVSNTINPTPQGSSLRSPEWKTNSSQCKLEISGATSSVSNGAPFQNNPSNERQREAHWGLPAVSKPRNLPLTIYCPETPDSPPSHMASQIQSTDAIKLYAAKFSSKQLEKPLDKRNKVVVCSAKSPDELWVQYVCYREELEKVMRNVAVSSPDSDPVINPVEGRPCVAVFPEDSSWYRAQILKVLPGKIKIRYVDFGNTISMPNTPESLRKMEHHISEPPFYATKVKLADVLPLNGTSWEPDVRLKFKELVENQPFLMEVVQMDAGVMCVRLKDQNGLNLSTRLLQEDLVRKATVEISDELDRIPSVVEIPPKSTAQQLSVQKPPICSQIPNENVATEINNIFQITSRLNGFRFKKLICASAPSCEVKSEIVSSVVPSVKSKDEVVPEKSSDILQQPSSNVFPTNKSENSSPNAVSGPNKVEGTSNANTASEIFYSDGPFLDLPESGSFRALIIKVEDPKRIYLRVTSEEISTKLAQLEDAMVAYANDLGGSHCPKKNEVCIVRFPNGQWYRAYCAGLDSDGNRYIFQQVDYGEKHTVVASDIRCISKSLVNFLPFLAHLVILKGTESMDEIEPKLVNRLKKLLHENTVHDVVVVSCDERSYIVQIPLINQTLSFEGLI, via the exons ATGAGGCAAGCATTCCATCCAGGGCCAATAAGAAGATCTGTAGGCCTGCCTGGATGTTACAGGCCATTGGATGTCTATGGCCCTAGATTTGATGGATCAGCTAATCATGAAATATGCAATGCTAGAACGGGATACTGTGCACCCACAAGTCTTTCCAATGAAATGAG ATCGTCTAATCTGTTTTACAGACTTCATGTTAGTGGTCTCCATTTTGATACAACAGAG GAGGGTTTAAGACATATCTTTAGCAACTATGGAAATCCCATGTCTGTGTCAATGATCAGGAGTAGGAATCAACAACTCACTGCCTTTGTGGAATTTGAATCCCAATA TGAGGCGGATAATGCTATTATGGGACTGCATTTAAAACCTCCTCTGAATTGGGAGGTGAATTACACTCGCTCAAATGATGAAGTTCCGAATCACTGTCGGCGTTTCCCATCTCCTACAATGACATCGGGAAGACAGCCCCTTATGTATTCGGACATGGGGTTGCACTCCTCAAACTCCAGGCAATCTCCTCGTTTTATCGAAATGAGAGGAACCGATTCTTCTATGG CAGTTATCCGCCCTATTAGGAATAACTCAATGACTCCAGAATTCCCGACCTGTTCTGTATGCAGTATAGAAGCGTTGCTCGTGTGCACGATTTGCAAGACCCGATACTGCTCACCAAGATGCCAGAGAAGTGATTGGCCTTCTCATCAATCAATTTGCAAACCAATACC GGACCTAGTTACGGAACTGCCAGATGCGTTTTATATGAATGGGATTGGCTCTACAACTCTCCGAAGTTATCCGAACATGCAAAACGGAAGAACGTCAGTTGCCATTCAGCAGTCTCATGACACTTCCTCCGAAGAATTC gaagGATCAAATCAATTGTTGTCCGTGACGGTACATCGCAATCTTGAAAATGGGTCTTCAACGAAAATGTGCCTGCCAGAAGTGAGAAGCGTCCAGTCGGTTTCAAATACCATTAATCCCACTCCACAAGGAAGCTCTTTGCGTAGCCCCGAATGGAAAACTAACTCTTCACAATGCAAGTTGGAAATCAGTGGTGCCACATCGTCTGTTAGTAATGGAGCACCTTTTCAAAACAACCCATCAAACGAGCGTCAGCGTGAAGCTCACTGGGGATTGCCAGCCGTATCCAAGCCTCGCAATTTGCCTTTGACAATTTATTGTCCGGAGACACCCGATTCACCACCTTCTCACATGGCATCACAAATCCAATCTACTGATGCAATCAAGCTCTACGCTGCGAAATTTTCTTCCAAGCAGTTGGAAAAACCACTAGACAAGCGTAACAAAGTGGTTGTTTGCTCAGCCAAATCACCGGACGAGCTTTGGGTCCAGTACGTTTGTTACAGAGAAGAGTTGGAAAAGGTGATGAGGAACGTTGCGGTGTCTTCTCCTGATTCTGACCCCGTAATTAATCCAGTGGAAGGACGGCCATGTGTCGCTGTTTTCCCTGAAGACAGCAGTTGGTACCGAGCTCAAATATTGAAAGTACTGCCAGGCAAGATTAAGATCCGCTACGTCGATTTTGGAAATACCATATCAATGCCCAACACTCCTGAATCCCTTAGGAAGATGGAACATCACATTAGCGAACCTCCATTTTATGCCACTAAGGTCAAATTGGCTGATGTTCTTCCATTGAACGGTACCAGTTGGGAACCAGACGTTAGACTCAAGTTCAAAGAattggtggaaaaccaacccTTCTTGATGGAAGTGGTCCAGATGGATGCCGGTGTCATGTGTGTTCGACTTAAGGATCAAAATGGATTGAATTTGAGCACACGTTTGCTGCAGGAAGATCTCGTAAGAAAAGCGACAGTGGAAATTTCAGATGAATTGGATCGAATTCCTTCGGTGGTCGAAATTCCTCCCAAATCAACTGCTCAACAACTCAGTGTTCAAAAGCCTCCGATTTGTTCTCAAATTCCAAACGAGAACGTTGCCACcgaaattaataatatttttcaaattacttCAAGATTGAATGGCTTTCGTTTCAAGAAATTGATTTGTGCAAGTGCCCCATCTTGTGAAGTGAAAAGCGAGATAGTGTCTTCTGTGGTGCCATCCGTCAAATCCAAAGATGAGGTAGTTCCGGAAAAATCAAGCGATATTCTGCAGCAACCCAGCAGTAATGTTTTCCCAACgaataaaagtgaaaattcTTCTCCTAATGCTGTCTCTGGACCCAACAAGGTCGAAGGAACTTCAAATGCCAACACAGCTAGTGAAATTTTCTACAGTGATGGCCCATTCTTGGATTTACCTGAAAGCGGAAGTTTTCGAGCCCTGATCATTAAAGTCGAAGATCCTAAGCGTATATATCTGCGTGTCACTAGCGAAGAGATATCAACAAAACTGGCCCAATTAGAG GATGCTATGGTAGCTTACGCAAATGATTTGGGAGGTAGTCATTGTcccaagaaaaatgaagtctGCATCGTTCGGTTCCCTAATGGCCAGTGGTACAGAGCCTATTGCGCTGGTTTGGATTCCGATGGCAATCGCTACatattccaacaagttgattACGGCGAGAAGCACACCGTTGTCGCTAGCGATATCCGCTGCATTTCGAAATCTCTAGTTAACTTTCTGCCGTTTTTGGCCCATCTTGTCATTCTTAAAGGAACGGAATCAATGGATGAAATTGAACCTAAGCTCGTTAATCGACTCAAGAAGCTTCTGCATGAAAACACTGTTCATGATGTTGTCGTCGTTAGTTGTGACGAAAGGTCTTACATAGTCCAGATCCCTTTGATCAATCAAACACTGTCTTTTGAaggtttaatttaa
- the LOC124209928 gene encoding uncharacterized protein LOC124209928 isoform X1 has protein sequence MRQAFHPGPIRRSVGLPGCYRPLDVYGPRFDGSANHEICNARTGYCAPTSLSNEMRSSNLFYRLHVSGLHFDTTEEGLRHIFSNYGNPMSVSMIRSRNQQLTAFVEFESQYEADNAIMGLHLKPPLNWEVNYTRSNDEVPNHCRRFPSPTMTSGRQPLMYSDMGLHSSNSRQSPRFIEMRGTDSSMAVIRPIRNNSMTPEFPTCSVCSIEALLVCTICKTRYCSPRCQRSDWPSHQSICKPIPDLVTELPDAFYMNGIGSTTLRSYPNMQNGRTSVAIQQSHDTSSEEFVSQHQNNDTIEDSCPYTYLIKGTRSQNQKEGSNQLLSVTVHRNLENGSSTKMCLPEVRSVQSVSNTINPTPQGSSLRSPEWKTNSSQCKLEISGATSSVSNGAPFQNNPSNERQREAHWGLPAVSKPRNLPLTIYCPETPDSPPSHMASQIQSTDAIKLYAAKFSSKQLEKPLDKRNKVVVCSAKSPDELWVQYVCYREELEKVMRNVAVSSPDSDPVINPVEGRPCVAVFPEDSSWYRAQILKVLPGKIKIRYVDFGNTISMPNTPESLRKMEHHISEPPFYATKVKLADVLPLNGTSWEPDVRLKFKELVENQPFLMEVVQMDAGVMCVRLKDQNGLNLSTRLLQEDLVRKATVEISDELDRIPSVVEIPPKSTAQQLSVQKPPICSQIPNENVATEINNIFQITSRLNGFRFKKLICASAPSCEVKSEIVSSVVPSVKSKDEVVPEKSSDILQQPSSNVFPTNKSENSSPNAVSGPNKVEGTSNANTASEIFYSDGPFLDLPESGSFRALIIKVEDPKRIYLRVTSEEISTKLAQLEDAMVAYANDLGGSHCPKKNEVCIVRFPNGQWYRAYCAGLDSDGNRYIFQQVDYGEKHTVVASDIRCISKSLVNFLPFLAHLVILKGTESMDEIEPKLVNRLKKLLHENTVHDVVVVSCDERSYIVQIPLINQTLSFEGLI, from the exons ATGAGGCAAGCATTCCATCCAGGGCCAATAAGAAGATCTGTAGGCCTGCCTGGATGTTACAGGCCATTGGATGTCTATGGCCCTAGATTTGATGGATCAGCTAATCATGAAATATGCAATGCTAGAACGGGATACTGTGCACCCACAAGTCTTTCCAATGAAATGAG ATCGTCTAATCTGTTTTACAGACTTCATGTTAGTGGTCTCCATTTTGATACAACAGAG GAGGGTTTAAGACATATCTTTAGCAACTATGGAAATCCCATGTCTGTGTCAATGATCAGGAGTAGGAATCAACAACTCACTGCCTTTGTGGAATTTGAATCCCAATA TGAGGCGGATAATGCTATTATGGGACTGCATTTAAAACCTCCTCTGAATTGGGAGGTGAATTACACTCGCTCAAATGATGAAGTTCCGAATCACTGTCGGCGTTTCCCATCTCCTACAATGACATCGGGAAGACAGCCCCTTATGTATTCGGACATGGGGTTGCACTCCTCAAACTCCAGGCAATCTCCTCGTTTTATCGAAATGAGAGGAACCGATTCTTCTATGG CAGTTATCCGCCCTATTAGGAATAACTCAATGACTCCAGAATTCCCGACCTGTTCTGTATGCAGTATAGAAGCGTTGCTCGTGTGCACGATTTGCAAGACCCGATACTGCTCACCAAGATGCCAGAGAAGTGATTGGCCTTCTCATCAATCAATTTGCAAACCAATACC GGACCTAGTTACGGAACTGCCAGATGCGTTTTATATGAATGGGATTGGCTCTACAACTCTCCGAAGTTATCCGAACATGCAAAACGGAAGAACGTCAGTTGCCATTCAGCAGTCTCATGACACTTCCTCCGAAGAATTCGTAAGTCAGCATCAAAATAACGATACAATTGAAGATTCCTGCCCCTATACGTACTTAATTAAGGGTACACGCTCtcaaaaccaaaaggaagGATCAAATCAATTGTTGTCCGTGACGGTACATCGCAATCTTGAAAATGGGTCTTCAACGAAAATGTGCCTGCCAGAAGTGAGAAGCGTCCAGTCGGTTTCAAATACCATTAATCCCACTCCACAAGGAAGCTCTTTGCGTAGCCCCGAATGGAAAACTAACTCTTCACAATGCAAGTTGGAAATCAGTGGTGCCACATCGTCTGTTAGTAATGGAGCACCTTTTCAAAACAACCCATCAAACGAGCGTCAGCGTGAAGCTCACTGGGGATTGCCAGCCGTATCCAAGCCTCGCAATTTGCCTTTGACAATTTATTGTCCGGAGACACCCGATTCACCACCTTCTCACATGGCATCACAAATCCAATCTACTGATGCAATCAAGCTCTACGCTGCGAAATTTTCTTCCAAGCAGTTGGAAAAACCACTAGACAAGCGTAACAAAGTGGTTGTTTGCTCAGCCAAATCACCGGACGAGCTTTGGGTCCAGTACGTTTGTTACAGAGAAGAGTTGGAAAAGGTGATGAGGAACGTTGCGGTGTCTTCTCCTGATTCTGACCCCGTAATTAATCCAGTGGAAGGACGGCCATGTGTCGCTGTTTTCCCTGAAGACAGCAGTTGGTACCGAGCTCAAATATTGAAAGTACTGCCAGGCAAGATTAAGATCCGCTACGTCGATTTTGGAAATACCATATCAATGCCCAACACTCCTGAATCCCTTAGGAAGATGGAACATCACATTAGCGAACCTCCATTTTATGCCACTAAGGTCAAATTGGCTGATGTTCTTCCATTGAACGGTACCAGTTGGGAACCAGACGTTAGACTCAAGTTCAAAGAattggtggaaaaccaacccTTCTTGATGGAAGTGGTCCAGATGGATGCCGGTGTCATGTGTGTTCGACTTAAGGATCAAAATGGATTGAATTTGAGCACACGTTTGCTGCAGGAAGATCTCGTAAGAAAAGCGACAGTGGAAATTTCAGATGAATTGGATCGAATTCCTTCGGTGGTCGAAATTCCTCCCAAATCAACTGCTCAACAACTCAGTGTTCAAAAGCCTCCGATTTGTTCTCAAATTCCAAACGAGAACGTTGCCACcgaaattaataatatttttcaaattacttCAAGATTGAATGGCTTTCGTTTCAAGAAATTGATTTGTGCAAGTGCCCCATCTTGTGAAGTGAAAAGCGAGATAGTGTCTTCTGTGGTGCCATCCGTCAAATCCAAAGATGAGGTAGTTCCGGAAAAATCAAGCGATATTCTGCAGCAACCCAGCAGTAATGTTTTCCCAACgaataaaagtgaaaattcTTCTCCTAATGCTGTCTCTGGACCCAACAAGGTCGAAGGAACTTCAAATGCCAACACAGCTAGTGAAATTTTCTACAGTGATGGCCCATTCTTGGATTTACCTGAAAGCGGAAGTTTTCGAGCCCTGATCATTAAAGTCGAAGATCCTAAGCGTATATATCTGCGTGTCACTAGCGAAGAGATATCAACAAAACTGGCCCAATTAGAG GATGCTATGGTAGCTTACGCAAATGATTTGGGAGGTAGTCATTGTcccaagaaaaatgaagtctGCATCGTTCGGTTCCCTAATGGCCAGTGGTACAGAGCCTATTGCGCTGGTTTGGATTCCGATGGCAATCGCTACatattccaacaagttgattACGGCGAGAAGCACACCGTTGTCGCTAGCGATATCCGCTGCATTTCGAAATCTCTAGTTAACTTTCTGCCGTTTTTGGCCCATCTTGTCATTCTTAAAGGAACGGAATCAATGGATGAAATTGAACCTAAGCTCGTTAATCGACTCAAGAAGCTTCTGCATGAAAACACTGTTCATGATGTTGTCGTCGTTAGTTGTGACGAAAGGTCTTACATAGTCCAGATCCCTTTGATCAATCAAACACTGTCTTTTGAaggtttaatttaa